In the genome of Paenibacillus pabuli, the window TTGAGCTTTAAGCCAGTCCCAATGCCTGGGAAGCAAAGTAACTTCACCGGACACCACGCCCAGCTTGGGACGGCCAACCCTGCGAGAGGGTTGTTCATTTTCTTTCGTATCCGGTATACGTCCAGCCTGGCTGTTTAACCGCTCAAGCACCTCAGCTGTGTTTCCACGAAAATCAATATCTAGTGGTTTACCGGTCAAATCGTCAAAAATAAGCAATTGTATTAACTTACTGTCCTCCAAGGTATCTTTTGCGATTTCGACAACGTAATGTAATGTGCCTTTGGCAAAACAATCTTTCTCTAAAAAAGCAGTGCAGCTTATTTGAGCAGGTGAAGCCTGCATGTTATCCCTCCTTTTTCTTCCTTTCTCAATCATTATACCCGGGTAAAAAGATAAAATCAATATTACCCGGGTATTATTCATTTTACGTCCAGATATCAACATCACAAATTGATTTGAATAGTCTTTGCTGTAAAATCCTCGATATTCGCATTGACATGCGTATTCGCCCAGGTCATAACAAAAAAACAGCCCCTAGTGGCTGTTTTTTAGAAATAATTCGTATGAAGACGAATTGCCTCTTTTTTATCTTCTCCGAACCCGTTTTATACTTTTGTCCTTTAATCGCCATAAAAAATGCACCTAGAATTTCATCGGCTAAACCCAGGGGTTTTTCCAATTTCTATTCTAAGGGGTGCACTTCATCGGGACACTGCCGTCTCTTCTTTAGTGAATGCTTTAATCAAGTACGTTTTTCCGTGAGATACGTTCTGACAGGAGGAGCAGTATACATTGAAAATTGATTAAGTATCCCTTCTGGAGTTTGATCTATTAAGACCATATCACGAACGTTCGGTTGCATGAAACGTTCCCGGTCCATAACATTAAACATGGATACAATGGGATCGAAGTACTGATTAACATTCAATAAACCACAAGGCTTTTGATGCAGGCCAAGCTGGCCCCAAGTAAATATCTCAAAATATTCTTCCAATGTCCCTGGCCCACCTGGGAGTGAAATAAATCCATCTGCCAATTCAGCCATTTTGGCTTTACGTTCATGCATAGAATCGACCATAATAAGTTCAGTCAAACCTTTATGCGCAATCTCACGTGTCTGTAAAAAATGAGGAAGCACTCCAATTACACGGCCCCCTTTTTCTAACACTGCATCAGCAACTTCTCCCATGAGCCCAGTAACAGCGCCTCCGTAAATCAGGGTGATTTC includes:
- a CDS encoding DUF2239 family protein — its product is MIEKGRKRRDNMQASPAQISCTAFLEKDCFAKGTLHYVVEIAKDTLEDSKLIQLLIFDDLTGKPLDIDFRGNTAEVLERLNSQAGRIPDTKENEQPSRRVGRPKLGVVSGEVTLLPRHWDWLKAQPGGASVTLRKLIDEARRMGENESKVRVAQEASYHFMTAMAGDFPQYEEALRALYAGNEDLFYGLIDDWTPGIRDYIKTLAKGAFI
- a CDS encoding TIGR00730 family Rossman fold protein codes for the protein MKSIAVFCGSKEGKSTIYKEAAIELGHELARREITLIYGGAVTGLMGEVADAVLEKGGRVIGVLPHFLQTREIAHKGLTELIMVDSMHERKAKMAELADGFISLPGGPGTLEEYFEIFTWGQLGLHQKPCGLLNVNQYFDPIVSMFNVMDRERFMQPNVRDMVLIDQTPEGILNQFSMYTAPPVRTYLTEKRT